In bacterium, a single genomic region encodes these proteins:
- the nadE gene encoding NAD(+) synthase, whose translation MRLIKLAIGVANPTVGAVRSNADQVIRMAREMAAEDVTVGCFPEQVLGGYPSEDLVQWPAFVAAQRAELERIAAETRELPTVLVVGLVAGVGGHLFNVAAVLHAGRILGLVPKEKLPTYEVFYETRTMSRGAPGLELDADGVPLGDRIFAFDFGVLAVEVCEDIWSPDGPMRRRCFSGAELVVNISSSPYRIGIVSTRREMLATRSADNQATLVYANRVGSQDGLVFDGGGYVFQNGRLVLDAPRFQEGWWSCVVDLDRTARLRRELTTWRSDWERFISEQRPVPVIRSDAPTADRSRLRYPAPPGGNFFLPPATPEVQRSPRDELLDDVFEVLALGVADYFRKTRAFTGIGVALSGGRDSLLGLLVAWHALGRIQRSDGSAAPPKLTAFYMPSRFSQPETRDAARTIARELGVELVEVSIDEALDREMDAARAMLQGGEPTPITQQNIQARLRGTRMWNWANSAGALFIQTGDMSEKAVGYTTIGGDLEGAFSPIANVPKTVVVALLERLYRRFGFQGIRMTLDTPAGPELAAGQTAEAELMPFEVLDACLALFAGEKLSAAEVAEALPALFPDRDPAELREHARRFASMFTRSIYKWVQAPLSVHIGALDLERERALQLPVVQQNEWGGLEAAEEMQAKMPGKRPADAAPGGRSRAADAASQDNARARGRRAGKTGRAAGKRGGE comes from the coding sequence GTGCGATTGATCAAGCTCGCGATCGGCGTCGCGAACCCGACGGTGGGCGCGGTGCGCTCCAACGCCGACCAGGTCATCCGCATGGCCCGCGAGATGGCGGCAGAGGACGTGACCGTCGGCTGCTTCCCGGAGCAGGTGCTGGGCGGCTACCCGTCGGAGGACCTGGTGCAGTGGCCGGCGTTCGTCGCCGCGCAGCGCGCGGAGCTGGAGCGCATCGCTGCCGAGACGCGCGAGCTGCCCACGGTCCTGGTCGTCGGCCTCGTCGCGGGCGTCGGCGGCCACCTGTTCAACGTGGCCGCCGTGCTGCACGCGGGCCGGATCCTGGGCCTGGTGCCCAAGGAGAAGCTCCCCACCTACGAGGTCTTCTACGAGACGAGGACGATGTCGCGCGGCGCGCCGGGCCTGGAGCTCGACGCCGACGGCGTCCCCCTCGGCGACCGCATCTTCGCCTTCGACTTCGGCGTCCTCGCCGTGGAGGTGTGCGAGGACATCTGGAGCCCGGACGGGCCGATGCGCCGGCGCTGCTTCTCCGGCGCCGAGCTGGTGGTCAACATCTCGTCCTCGCCCTACCGCATCGGCATCGTCTCCACCCGCCGCGAGATGCTGGCGACGCGTTCGGCGGACAACCAGGCGACGCTGGTGTACGCGAACCGCGTCGGCTCCCAGGACGGCCTGGTGTTCGACGGCGGAGGCTACGTCTTCCAGAACGGCCGGCTCGTGCTGGACGCGCCGCGGTTCCAGGAGGGGTGGTGGAGCTGCGTCGTGGACCTGGACCGCACGGCGCGGCTGAGGCGCGAGCTCACCACGTGGCGTTCGGACTGGGAGCGGTTCATCAGCGAGCAGCGTCCGGTCCCGGTGATCCGCAGCGACGCGCCGACGGCGGACCGCTCGCGGCTGCGTTATCCAGCGCCCCCCGGCGGCAACTTCTTCCTCCCGCCCGCTACGCCGGAGGTGCAACGGTCCCCGCGGGACGAGCTGCTGGACGACGTGTTCGAGGTCCTGGCGCTCGGCGTCGCGGATTACTTCCGCAAGACCCGCGCGTTCACGGGCATCGGCGTGGCGCTCTCCGGCGGGCGCGACTCGCTGCTCGGGCTGCTCGTCGCGTGGCACGCGCTCGGGCGCATCCAGCGCAGCGACGGCAGCGCCGCGCCGCCCAAGCTCACGGCGTTCTACATGCCGTCCCGCTTCTCGCAGCCGGAGACGCGCGACGCCGCGCGCACCATCGCACGCGAGCTGGGCGTCGAGCTGGTCGAGGTCTCGATCGACGAGGCGCTGGACCGCGAGATGGACGCGGCGCGGGCGATGCTCCAGGGCGGCGAGCCGACGCCCATCACGCAGCAGAACATCCAGGCGCGGCTCCGCGGCACGCGCATGTGGAACTGGGCGAACAGCGCCGGCGCGCTGTTCATCCAGACCGGCGACATGAGCGAGAAGGCCGTCGGCTACACGACCATCGGCGGCGACCTGGAGGGCGCGTTCTCGCCCATCGCCAACGTGCCGAAGACCGTCGTCGTCGCGCTCCTCGAGCGGCTGTACCGGCGCTTCGGCTTCCAGGGCATCCGCATGACGCTGGACACGCCGGCCGGCCCCGAGCTGGCCGCGGGCCAGACCGCCGAGGCGGAGCTCATGCCGTTCGAGGTCCTGGACGCCTGCCTCGCCCTCTTCGCCGGCGAGAAACTCTCGGCCGCGGAGGTCGCCGAAGCGCTGCCCGCCCTCTTCCCCGACCGCGACCCCGCCGAGCTGCGCGAGCACGCCCGGCGCTTCGCCTCGATGTTCACGCGGTCGATCTACAAGTGGGTGCAGGCGCCGCTGTCCGTCCACATCGGCGCGCTGGACCTCGAGCGCGAGCGCGCGCTCCAGCTCCCGGTCGTGCAGCAGAACGAGTGGGGCGGGTTGGAGGCCGCGGAGGAGATGCAGGCGAAGATGCCGGGGAAGCGCCCGGCGGATGCCGCCCCCGGTGGCCGCAGTCGCGCGGCAGACGCTGCATCCCAGGACAACGCGCGTGCGCGCGGCAGGCGGGCTGGCAAGACCGGCCGCGCAGCGGGCAAGCGCGGAGGCGAGTGA
- a CDS encoding metal-sensitive transcriptional regulator, with protein MDERVHTNDDAAGAVAVCGCGRGAAAAAGGEDGGRRAVAVDPEIKERNLKRLRRIEGQIRGLQRMVEEDRYCADIMMQIASVHEALRSVGRELMRNHLKHCAATAIRAGAEQAEAMYDELIDLMYRHVR; from the coding sequence ATGGACGAGCGCGTGCACACGAACGACGATGCGGCTGGGGCGGTCGCCGTGTGCGGCTGCGGCCGCGGCGCGGCTGCCGCGGCGGGCGGCGAAGACGGCGGCCGGCGAGCGGTCGCGGTGGACCCGGAGATCAAGGAGCGCAACCTGAAGCGCTTGCGCCGGATCGAGGGGCAGATCCGCGGACTCCAGCGGATGGTGGAGGAGGACCGCTACTGCGCGGACATCATGATGCAGATCGCATCGGTCCACGAGGCGCTGCGCAGTGTGGGCCGCGAGCTCATGCGCAACCACCTGAAGCACTGCGCCGCGACCGCGATCCGCGCGGGGGCGGAGCAGGCGGAGGCGATGTACGACGAGCTGATCGATCTCATGTACCGGCACGTGCGGTAG
- a CDS encoding transcriptional regulator, giving the protein MKNRLRVLRAERNWSQLDLAERLGVSRQTVNALENGRYDPSLPLAFKIARLFGLRIEDVFLYEEEGDGAQGV; this is encoded by the coding sequence ATGAAGAACCGGCTGCGGGTGCTGCGGGCCGAGCGGAACTGGTCGCAGCTCGATCTGGCGGAGCGGCTCGGCGTCTCGCGGCAGACGGTGAACGCGCTGGAGAACGGGCGCTACGACCCGAGCCTACCGCTGGCGTTCAAGATCGCGCGGCTCTTCGGGCTGCGGATCGAGGATGTCTTCCTCTATGAGGAGGAGGGGGATGGAGCGCAGGGCGTGTGA
- a CDS encoding heavy metal translocating P-type ATPase, with the protein MAPASHRQLARAGDVAVAAVGPGQRRITIPVTGMTCAACSGRVQRALSRQPGVVDAAVNLMLANATVVYDPSRTSPEALVEAIRATGYGAELPAPERTAFEEQEERDRAQAKEFRELARKAIVSLLAGVLAMLASMPLMASAAHDAHAATADPFMRWVMGWLSPVLERAMPWLYAIPSPVLTYGLLAVTVFIMAWAGRHFYTRAWSAFRHHSADMNTLIAVGTGAAFLYSVAATVAPGFFLSRGIAPDVYYEAVIIIIALILTGNALEARAKRRTSAALRALADLQPPTARVERDGREADIPVEQVREGDIVVVRPGERIPVDGEIVSGASAVDESMLTGESLPVEKTVGDAVIGGTINRTGAFRYRATTLGEASVLARIVRLMREAQGSRAPIQKLADRISGVFVPVVIQIAIATFAVWYVLADAAPAVRGMAAAVAVLIIACPCAMGLAVPTAVMVATGRGAALGILIKGGEALQRAGDVTTVVLDKTGTVTEGKPAVTAVVPVPGVDEAELLWLAGSLEASSEHPLAEAIVQRASEAGRVLVRAGSFESLTGLGAQGVVAGHTVLVGNATLMRDRGVDVAPLAARAEQLAEQGCTPVYVAVDGALAGLIAVADPIRPASRSAIARLQRMGLDVVMLTGDNERTARAVAREAGITRVVAGVLPDGKVAEIERLKAEGRVVAMVGDGINDAPALARADVGIAIGTGTDIAVEASDITLMRADLNGVADAIALSRRTMRTMKQNLFWAFIYNVIGIPVAAGVLYPAFGVLLSPVLASAAMAFSSVSVVSNSLRLQRARLHPRRM; encoded by the coding sequence ATGGCCCCCGCGTCTCACCGGCAACTCGCGCGAGCCGGCGACGTTGCCGTCGCCGCCGTGGGTCCGGGCCAGCGTCGGATCACCATCCCCGTGACCGGCATGACGTGCGCGGCGTGCTCCGGCCGCGTGCAGCGCGCGCTGTCCAGGCAGCCGGGCGTCGTGGACGCGGCGGTCAACCTGATGCTGGCCAACGCGACCGTCGTCTACGACCCGTCGCGGACCAGCCCGGAGGCGCTGGTCGAGGCGATCCGCGCCACGGGCTACGGGGCGGAGCTGCCCGCGCCGGAGCGCACTGCGTTCGAGGAGCAGGAGGAGCGCGACCGCGCGCAGGCGAAGGAGTTCCGCGAGCTCGCCCGCAAGGCGATCGTCAGCCTGCTCGCCGGCGTGCTCGCCATGCTGGCGTCCATGCCGCTCATGGCGAGCGCCGCGCACGACGCCCATGCGGCGACGGCCGACCCGTTCATGCGCTGGGTGATGGGCTGGCTCTCGCCGGTGCTCGAGCGCGCGATGCCGTGGCTGTACGCGATCCCGTCGCCGGTGCTCACCTACGGCCTTCTCGCCGTCACGGTGTTCATCATGGCGTGGGCCGGACGGCACTTCTACACGCGCGCGTGGTCCGCATTCCGCCATCACTCCGCGGACATGAACACGCTGATCGCGGTGGGCACGGGCGCCGCGTTCCTGTACAGCGTCGCAGCGACGGTCGCGCCGGGCTTCTTCCTGAGCCGTGGCATCGCGCCGGACGTCTACTACGAGGCGGTGATCATCATCATCGCGCTGATCCTCACGGGCAACGCGCTGGAGGCGCGGGCCAAGCGCCGGACCTCTGCGGCGCTGCGCGCGCTCGCGGACCTGCAGCCGCCCACGGCCCGGGTCGAGCGTGACGGCCGCGAGGCGGACATCCCGGTCGAGCAGGTCCGGGAGGGCGACATCGTGGTGGTCCGCCCCGGCGAGCGGATCCCGGTCGATGGCGAGATCGTTTCCGGCGCGAGCGCGGTGGACGAGAGCATGCTCACGGGCGAGTCGCTGCCGGTGGAGAAGACCGTGGGCGATGCCGTGATCGGCGGCACGATCAACCGCACGGGTGCGTTCCGCTACCGCGCGACGACGCTGGGCGAGGCGAGCGTGCTGGCGCGGATCGTCCGGCTCATGCGGGAGGCGCAGGGCTCCCGCGCGCCGATCCAGAAGCTCGCCGACCGTATCAGCGGGGTCTTCGTGCCGGTGGTGATCCAGATCGCCATCGCGACCTTCGCGGTCTGGTACGTCCTCGCCGATGCCGCGCCCGCGGTGCGGGGCATGGCCGCGGCGGTGGCGGTGCTGATCATCGCCTGCCCGTGCGCCATGGGCCTGGCCGTACCGACCGCGGTCATGGTTGCGACGGGGCGCGGCGCTGCGCTGGGCATCCTCATCAAGGGCGGCGAGGCGTTGCAGCGGGCGGGAGACGTGACGACGGTCGTGCTGGACAAGACCGGGACGGTGACGGAGGGGAAGCCCGCGGTGACGGCCGTGGTCCCGGTGCCCGGCGTTGACGAGGCGGAGCTGTTGTGGCTGGCGGGCTCACTGGAGGCGTCGTCCGAGCATCCGCTGGCGGAGGCCATCGTCCAGCGCGCGTCCGAAGCCGGGCGCGTGCTCGTGCGCGCCGGGTCGTTCGAGTCGCTGACGGGCCTCGGTGCGCAGGGCGTCGTGGCCGGGCACACGGTGCTGGTGGGCAACGCCACGCTGATGCGGGACCGTGGCGTCGACGTCGCGCCGCTGGCCGCGCGCGCGGAGCAGCTCGCGGAGCAGGGCTGCACGCCGGTGTACGTCGCGGTGGACGGCGCGCTCGCGGGGCTGATCGCGGTGGCGGACCCGATCCGGCCCGCCTCGCGCAGCGCGATCGCGCGGCTCCAGCGCATGGGGCTCGACGTCGTCATGCTGACGGGCGACAACGAACGGACGGCCCGCGCGGTCGCGCGCGAGGCGGGGATCACCCGCGTGGTGGCGGGCGTGTTGCCGGACGGCAAGGTCGCGGAGATCGAGCGGCTGAAGGCGGAGGGCCGCGTCGTGGCGATGGTGGGTGACGGCATCAACGACGCGCCCGCGCTCGCGCGTGCGGATGTCGGCATCGCCATCGGCACGGGGACCGACATCGCCGTCGAGGCCAGCGACATCACGCTCATGCGCGCGGACCTGAACGGCGTCGCGGATGCGATCGCGCTCTCGCGGCGCACGATGCGCACGATGAAGCAAAACCTCTTCTGGGCGTTCATTTACAACGTGATCGGCATCCCGGTCGCGGCGGGCGTGCTGTACCCCGCCTTCGGCGTGCTGCTGAGCCCGGTGCTGGCCAGCGCGGCGATGGCGTTCAGCTCGGTCAGCGTGGTGAGCAACAGCCTGCGGCTGCAGCGTGCGCGGCTGCACCCGAGGAGGATGTGA
- a CDS encoding IS630 family transposase: protein MKFSLDLKQRHALMEAAAATTDRNHWKRIRALLMLAEGKTVSETARALGTTRQSVYNWIHSYRRNPVPEGLADRPRPGRPPRLSPAHRQWLRALLEQKPTDYGYDAPEWTVRLMLKQIERELGVRLSGGALRRTLHRMGYRWTGTRFAPEAAAARKTEKKLQTAA, encoded by the coding sequence ATGAAGTTCTCGTTGGACCTCAAGCAGCGCCACGCGCTGATGGAAGCCGCGGCCGCGACCACGGACCGCAACCACTGGAAGCGGATCCGCGCCCTGTTGATGCTGGCGGAGGGCAAGACGGTCTCGGAGACCGCGCGCGCTCTCGGCACGACGCGCCAGAGCGTATACAACTGGATCCACAGCTACCGCCGCAACCCGGTGCCCGAGGGCCTGGCCGACCGGCCGCGCCCCGGCCGCCCGCCGCGCCTGTCGCCGGCGCACCGGCAGTGGCTGCGGGCCCTGCTCGAGCAGAAGCCGACCGACTACGGCTACGACGCGCCGGAGTGGACCGTCCGGCTCATGCTGAAGCAGATCGAGCGCGAGCTGGGGGTGCGGCTCAGCGGCGGAGCGCTCCGGCGGACGCTGCACCGGATGGGCTACCGCTGGACGGGTACGCGCTTCGCGCCGGAGGCCGCGGCTGCGCGCAAGACGGAAAAGAAGCTCCAGACGGCGGCCTGA